In Pectobacterium aroidearum, the following are encoded in one genomic region:
- a CDS encoding glycine cleavage system transcriptional repressor, with product MLPSSQEYYLVITALGVDRPGIVNAITRHVSSCGCNIEDSRLAMLGKEFTFIMLLSGSWNAITLIESTLPLKGAEMDLLIVMKRTESQASQPTPSTVWVKVDVADSPHIIERFTDLFDSHQLNIAELVSKTQPAEGGKPPQLYIQIAAHSSATLDSSIIEPAFHQLCTELNAQGSISVVNYAQ from the coding sequence ATGTTGCCAAGCTCACAAGAATACTATCTGGTTATTACCGCACTGGGGGTTGATCGCCCTGGTATTGTCAATGCGATTACCCGCCACGTCAGTAGCTGTGGCTGCAATATCGAAGATAGCCGTCTTGCCATGCTGGGCAAAGAATTCACCTTCATTATGTTGCTGTCCGGTAGCTGGAACGCGATAACGCTGATCGAATCAACCCTGCCGCTGAAAGGCGCAGAGATGGATCTGCTGATCGTGATGAAGCGGACGGAGTCACAGGCCAGCCAGCCGACGCCCTCTACCGTCTGGGTGAAGGTTGACGTTGCCGACTCCCCTCACATCATCGAGCGTTTTACCGATTTATTCGATTCTCATCAGTTAAACATTGCTGAGCTGGTGTCAAAAACACAGCCCGCCGAGGGTGGCAAACCGCCGCAGTTGTATATTCAGATTGCCGCACACAGTTCTGCCACGCTGGATAGCTCAATTATTGAGCCAGCCTTTCATCAGCTATGTACAGAATTGAACGCACAAGGCAGTATTAGCGTCGTTAACTATGCCCAGTAG
- the bcp gene encoding thioredoxin-dependent thiol peroxidase → MNTLKAGDIAPKFSLPDQDGEQVNLTDFQGQKVLVYFYPKAMTPGCTVQACGLRDNMDDLKKYGVEVLGISTDKSEKLSRFVEKEVLNFTLLSDEDHQVSEGFGVWGEKTFMGKTYDGIHRISFLIDENGKVEKVFDDFKTSNHHDIVLDYLKNA, encoded by the coding sequence ATGAACACACTGAAAGCCGGTGATATTGCACCGAAATTTAGCTTGCCCGACCAAGATGGCGAACAAGTAAATTTAACCGACTTCCAGGGACAGAAAGTGTTGGTGTATTTCTACCCTAAAGCGATGACGCCAGGATGCACCGTTCAAGCCTGCGGCCTGCGCGACAACATGGACGATCTGAAAAAATATGGCGTTGAAGTTCTCGGTATCAGCACGGACAAATCAGAAAAACTGTCCCGCTTTGTCGAGAAAGAAGTCTTAAATTTCACGCTGCTTTCTGATGAAGACCATCAGGTTTCAGAAGGATTTGGCGTTTGGGGAGAAAAAACCTTCATGGGGAAAACCTATGATGGTATTCATCGTATCAGTTTCCTGATCGATGAAAACGGCAAGGTCGAGAAGGTTTTTGACGACTTCAAAACCAGCAACCACCACGACATCGTTCTCGATTATTTGAAAAACGCCTGA
- a CDS encoding M48 family metalloprotease, producing the protein MSVLFGALLAGNLLPAQADTQDRLPDIGTTAGGTLSINQELAMGDFYVRQLRAGAPLINDPLLSNYINQLGNRLVKQADSVRTPFHFYLIRNDDINAFAFFGGNVVLHSALFRYADSESELASVLAHEISHVTQRHLARSMESQQRSAPLTWVGALGSILLAMANPQLGMAALSGTLAGAQQGMITFTQANEQEADRIGIQVLQRAGFDPQAMPNFLQKLADQSRYASRPPEMLLTHPLPESRLSDARNRANQMRSTPVQSSQDFLFAKIRTFGMYGSPDRPLSNDLLEQWEKGNVREQLAAKYGRAIQFYQAKKYDEARNVLQPLLSSAPENPWFLDMMTDIDLGQNRAAQAISRLQNAPGAQANPVLQLNLANAYVEGKQPAAASKILYRYTYAHLDDSNGWDLLAQAAAAQGQRAEELAARAESLALSGQLDQAIRLLSNASSLVKLGSLEQARYDARIDQLRQLQQRFRQYQKS; encoded by the coding sequence ATGTCCGTGCTGTTTGGGGCACTACTGGCTGGCAACCTGCTTCCTGCTCAGGCCGACACGCAGGATCGGCTGCCGGATATCGGCACCACCGCAGGCGGTACGCTCAGTATCAATCAGGAACTGGCAATGGGGGATTTTTACGTCCGCCAACTGCGTGCCGGCGCACCGCTTATCAACGATCCGCTGCTGTCGAATTACATTAATCAACTCGGTAACAGATTGGTCAAACAGGCCGATTCCGTGCGTACGCCGTTTCATTTTTACCTGATCCGTAATGATGACATTAACGCCTTTGCCTTCTTTGGCGGCAACGTGGTGCTGCATTCTGCGCTGTTCCGCTATGCCGATAGCGAAAGCGAACTGGCCTCCGTGCTGGCACATGAAATCTCTCACGTTACCCAACGTCATCTGGCGCGTAGCATGGAATCACAGCAGCGTAGCGCCCCGCTTACGTGGGTTGGCGCGCTCGGTTCCATACTGTTGGCGATGGCTAATCCACAGTTGGGGATGGCGGCACTTAGCGGTACGCTGGCGGGTGCGCAGCAGGGCATGATTACGTTCACGCAGGCGAATGAACAAGAGGCAGACCGCATCGGGATTCAGGTCTTGCAGCGTGCGGGGTTCGATCCGCAAGCCATGCCAAATTTCCTGCAAAAACTGGCGGATCAGTCGCGTTACGCTTCCAGACCGCCGGAAATGCTGTTGACTCACCCCTTGCCGGAAAGTCGCCTGTCCGACGCCCGCAACCGCGCCAACCAGATGCGTTCAACGCCAGTGCAATCTTCTCAGGATTTCCTGTTCGCCAAAATACGAACCTTTGGCATGTATGGCTCACCGGATCGTCCGCTGAGCAACGATCTGCTGGAGCAATGGGAAAAAGGCAACGTGCGGGAACAGTTGGCCGCAAAGTATGGCCGAGCGATTCAGTTTTATCAGGCGAAAAAGTACGATGAGGCGCGCAATGTACTGCAACCGCTGCTAAGCAGCGCGCCTGAAAACCCGTGGTTTCTGGATATGATGACCGATATCGATCTGGGACAAAACCGCGCGGCTCAGGCTATCAGCCGCTTACAAAACGCTCCCGGAGCACAGGCTAATCCGGTACTTCAGCTTAATCTGGCAAATGCCTATGTGGAAGGGAAGCAGCCTGCAGCCGCCAGCAAAATACTCTATCGCTACACCTACGCTCACCTTGACGACTCGAACGGCTGGGATCTGCTGGCACAAGCCGCAGCAGCACAAGGACAGCGCGCGGAAGAACTGGCAGCACGCGCAGAGAGTCTGGCGCTCAGCGGCCAGCTCGACCAGGCTATTCGGCTACTGAGCAACGCGAGCTCACTGGTTAAATTGGGGAGTCTGGAACAGGCGCGCTACGACGCCCGCATCGACCAGCTGCGCCAATTGCAGCAGCGTTTCCGCCAGTACCAGAAATCCTGA
- the arsC gene encoding arsenate reductase (glutaredoxin) (This arsenate reductase requires both glutathione and glutaredoxin to convert arsenate to arsenite, after which the efflux transporter formed by ArsA and ArsB can extrude the arsenite from the cell, providing resistance.), which translates to MTQSSTQTSVTIYHNPRCSKSRETLALLQEHNVTPDVVLYLDTPPDAATLAQLIQQLGFNSARELMRTKEERYQQLGLSDTALTETQLIQAMVDNPKLIERPIVVAHGQARIGRPPEQVLEILSL; encoded by the coding sequence ATGACACAATCTTCAACCCAAACATCCGTGACGATTTACCACAACCCGCGCTGCTCCAAAAGCCGTGAAACGCTGGCGCTGTTGCAGGAACACAATGTCACGCCCGACGTCGTGCTCTATCTCGACACGCCGCCCGATGCCGCGACGCTGGCTCAGCTTATTCAACAATTGGGCTTTAACAGCGCACGTGAGTTAATGAGAACCAAAGAAGAGCGTTATCAGCAGTTGGGGCTGTCCGATACCGCGCTGACAGAAACGCAGCTGATTCAGGCAATGGTCGATAACCCGAAACTCATCGAGCGCCCTATCGTCGTGGCGCACGGCCAGGCACGTATTGGCCGCCCGCCGGAACAGGTGCTGGAAATACTGTCGTTGTAA
- the hda gene encoding DnaA inactivator Hda, which translates to MILNTPAQLSLPLYLPDDETFASFYPGENASLLAAINNALHQEHGSYIYFWSREGGGRSHLLHAACAELSRQERAVGYVPLDKRAYFVPDVLEGMEQLALVCIDNIESIAGDEEWEMAVFNLYNRIQETGRARLLITGDRPPRQLNLHLPDLASRLDWGQIYKLQPLSDDEKGEALQLRARLRGFELPEDVSRFLLKRLDREMRTLFMTLDQLDHASITAQRKLTIPFVKEILGL; encoded by the coding sequence GTGATTCTGAACACGCCGGCACAGCTTTCATTGCCACTCTACTTACCCGATGACGAAACCTTTGCCAGTTTCTATCCGGGTGAAAACGCGTCTCTTCTTGCCGCTATTAATAATGCTTTGCATCAGGAGCATGGTAGCTACATCTATTTCTGGTCACGCGAAGGGGGCGGGCGCAGCCATCTGCTGCATGCTGCCTGCGCTGAACTGTCGCGTCAGGAACGCGCGGTGGGCTACGTGCCGTTAGATAAGCGCGCCTATTTTGTGCCGGATGTGTTGGAAGGTATGGAGCAACTGGCGCTGGTGTGTATCGATAACATCGAATCGATTGCGGGTGATGAAGAGTGGGAAATGGCAGTGTTTAACTTGTATAACCGCATTCAGGAAACAGGACGTGCTCGGCTGTTGATTACCGGCGATCGTCCGCCGCGTCAGCTGAATTTACACCTGCCCGATCTGGCTTCTCGTCTCGACTGGGGACAAATCTACAAGCTGCAACCGCTGTCGGATGATGAGAAAGGGGAAGCGCTACAGCTGCGCGCCAGACTGCGCGGGTTCGAATTGCCGGAAGACGTGAGCCGTTTTCTGCTTAAACGTCTGGATCGGGAAATGCGGACGTTATTTATGACGCTCGATCAGCTTGACCACGCTTCCATCACCGCACAGCGCAAGCTGACCATTCCTTTTGTGAAAGAGATCCTCGGACTGTAG
- the uraA gene encoding uracil permease yields the protein MTRRAIGVSERPPLLQTIPLSFQHLFAMFGATVLVPILFKINPATVLLFNGVGTLLYLFICKGKIPAYLGSSFAFISPVLLLLPLGYEVALGGFIMCGVLFCLVALIVKKAGTGWLNVLFPPAAMGAIVAVIGLELAGVAAGMAGLLPADGASVDSTAVTISLATLAITILGSVLFRGFLAIIPILIGVLAGYALSFALGVVDLTPIREAHWFAMPTFYTPRFEWFAILAILPAALVVIAEHVGHLVVTANIVKKDLMREPGLHRSMFANGISTVLSGFFGSTPNTTYGENIGVLAITKVYSTWVIGGAAILAILLSCVGKLAAAIQAVPVPVMGGVSLLLYGVIGASGIRVLIESKVDYNKAQNLILTSVILIIGVSGAKVHLGATELKGMALATVVGIGMSLVFKVISLFRKEEEILDAPEENDARS from the coding sequence ATGACTCGTCGCGCCATCGGGGTAAGTGAACGACCACCCTTGTTACAAACCATCCCGTTGAGTTTCCAGCATCTGTTTGCGATGTTTGGCGCTACCGTTCTGGTACCCATTCTGTTCAAGATCAATCCGGCAACCGTACTGTTATTCAACGGTGTCGGTACGCTGCTTTATTTATTCATTTGTAAGGGGAAAATCCCGGCGTATCTGGGGTCGAGTTTCGCGTTCATTTCTCCGGTTTTACTGCTGTTGCCGCTGGGATACGAGGTCGCACTAGGTGGTTTCATCATGTGCGGCGTGTTGTTCTGTCTGGTGGCGCTGATTGTTAAGAAAGCGGGGACTGGCTGGCTGAATGTGCTGTTCCCCCCTGCGGCGATGGGGGCGATTGTTGCGGTTATCGGCCTTGAACTGGCCGGTGTGGCGGCGGGAATGGCCGGATTGTTGCCTGCCGATGGCGCTTCTGTCGATTCTACCGCGGTGACGATTTCACTGGCGACGCTAGCAATCACCATTCTGGGATCGGTACTGTTTCGCGGTTTTCTGGCGATCATCCCGATTCTGATCGGGGTACTGGCAGGCTATGCGCTGTCGTTCGCGCTGGGCGTGGTGGATTTGACCCCGATTCGTGAAGCGCACTGGTTTGCGATGCCAACATTCTACACGCCGCGCTTTGAATGGTTTGCCATTCTGGCGATTCTGCCTGCGGCACTGGTGGTGATTGCAGAACACGTTGGCCATCTGGTTGTGACGGCGAATATCGTGAAGAAAGATCTGATGCGTGAACCGGGGCTGCATCGCTCCATGTTCGCCAACGGCATTTCTACCGTGCTGTCCGGCTTCTTTGGTTCTACGCCGAACACAACCTACGGTGAAAACATCGGCGTGCTGGCGATTACCAAAGTGTACAGCACCTGGGTTATCGGCGGTGCAGCGATCCTCGCGATTCTGCTCTCCTGCGTGGGCAAACTGGCGGCGGCGATTCAGGCTGTACCGGTTCCTGTCATGGGCGGTGTATCGCTGTTGCTGTACGGCGTGATTGGGGCGTCTGGTATTCGCGTACTGATTGAATCCAAAGTGGATTACAACAAAGCGCAAAACCTGATCCTGACCTCCGTGATCCTGATCATTGGCGTCAGCGGCGCAAAAGTGCATCTGGGCGCGACTGAGCTGAAAGGCATGGCGCTGGCGACGGTTGTCGGTATCGGGATGAGCCTGGTGTTTAAGGTCATCAGCCTGTTCCGCAAAGAGGAAGAGATCCTCGATGCGCCGGAAGAGAACGACGCACGTTCATAA
- the upp gene encoding uracil phosphoribosyltransferase: protein MKIVEVKHPLVKHKLGLMRENDISTKRFRELASEVGSLLTYEATADLATEKVTIDGWCGPVEVDQIKGKKITVVPILRAGLGMMEGVLENVPSARISVVGIYRDEETLEPVPYFQKLVSNIEERMALVVDPMLATGGSMIATIDLLKKAGCHSIKVLVLVAAPEGIAALEKAHPDIELYTASIDKGLNEQGYIMPGLGDAGDKIFGTK from the coding sequence ATGAAGATCGTCGAGGTGAAACACCCGCTCGTCAAACACAAACTGGGTTTGATGCGAGAGAACGATATTAGTACGAAGCGTTTTCGTGAACTGGCTTCCGAAGTGGGAAGTTTGCTGACTTACGAAGCGACGGCTGACCTGGCAACCGAAAAAGTCACCATTGATGGCTGGTGCGGTCCAGTTGAAGTCGATCAGATCAAAGGCAAGAAAATTACCGTCGTACCGATTCTCCGTGCAGGATTAGGGATGATGGAAGGCGTGCTGGAAAATGTCCCTAGCGCGCGTATCAGCGTTGTCGGTATCTACCGTGATGAAGAGACGCTAGAGCCTGTTCCTTATTTCCAAAAGCTGGTTTCCAATATCGAAGAGCGCATGGCGCTGGTGGTTGACCCTATGTTGGCAACCGGCGGTTCAATGATTGCGACGATCGATCTGCTGAAAAAAGCGGGTTGTCACAGCATTAAGGTGTTGGTGTTGGTCGCGGCGCCAGAAGGGATTGCCGCACTGGAAAAAGCTCACCCGGATATCGAGCTTTACACAGCATCCATCGATAAAGGCCTCAACGAGCAGGGTTACATCATGCCGGGCCTGGGCGATGCGGGCGATAAAATATTTGGTACGAAATAA
- the purM gene encoding phosphoribosylformylglycinamidine cyclo-ligase has product MTDKTSLSYKDAGVDIDAGNALVDRIKGVVKQTRRPEVMGGLGGFGALCALPQKYREPILVSGTDGVGTKLRLAMDLKRHDTIGIDLVAMCVNDLVVQGAEPLFFLDYYATGKLDVDTAASVITGIAEGCKQSGCALVGGETAEMPGMYHGEDYDVAGFCVGVVEKSEIIDGSKVQNGDVLVALASSGPHSNGYSLVRKVLEVSKTDPEQFELEGKPLADHLLAPTKIYVKSILSLIEKVDVHAISHLTGGGFWENIPRVLPEGMQATIDESSWQWPAVFNWLQQAGNVSRHEMYRTFNCGVGMIIALPAEQADEAVALLNSSGENAWKIGVITQTDAGDAVVIN; this is encoded by the coding sequence GTGACCGACAAAACCTCTCTCAGCTATAAAGACGCAGGCGTGGATATCGATGCGGGTAATGCATTGGTAGACCGTATTAAAGGTGTAGTGAAACAGACCCGTCGCCCGGAAGTTATGGGTGGATTGGGTGGTTTCGGTGCCTTGTGCGCCTTACCGCAAAAATACCGCGAACCGATTCTGGTTTCCGGCACTGACGGAGTCGGCACCAAACTGCGCCTGGCGATGGACCTGAAGCGCCACGATACCATTGGTATCGATCTGGTTGCGATGTGCGTGAACGATCTGGTGGTTCAGGGTGCTGAGCCGCTGTTCTTCCTCGACTATTACGCTACAGGCAAACTGGATGTCGATACGGCTGCCAGTGTGATTACCGGTATCGCGGAAGGCTGTAAGCAATCAGGCTGTGCGCTGGTCGGTGGCGAAACCGCCGAAATGCCGGGCATGTACCACGGCGAAGACTACGACGTTGCCGGCTTCTGCGTCGGTGTCGTAGAAAAATCAGAAATCATTGACGGCAGCAAAGTCCAGAACGGCGATGTTCTGGTTGCCCTCGCGTCCAGCGGGCCGCACTCAAACGGTTATTCTCTGGTACGCAAAGTGCTTGAAGTCAGCAAAACCGATCCAGAGCAGTTCGAGCTGGAAGGCAAACCGCTGGCCGATCACCTGCTGGCACCGACCAAAATCTACGTGAAATCCATCCTGTCCCTGATTGAGAAAGTGGACGTCCATGCGATTTCTCACCTGACCGGCGGCGGCTTCTGGGAAAATATCCCACGCGTTCTGCCAGAAGGTATGCAGGCGACTATCGATGAATCCAGCTGGCAATGGCCTGCGGTGTTCAACTGGCTGCAACAGGCCGGGAATGTCAGCCGTCACGAAATGTATCGTACTTTTAACTGCGGTGTTGGTATGATCATCGCACTGCCAGCCGAACAGGCAGACGAGGCCGTTGCATTACTCAACAGCAGCGGTGAAAACGCATGGAAAATCGGCGTCATTACTCAAACCGATGCCGGAGACGCAGTGGTTATTAACTGA
- the purN gene encoding phosphoribosylglycinamide formyltransferase — MKNIVVLISGHGSNLQALIDACKNGRLKGKIVAVFSNNAEAYGLERAQNADIPTCVLNPEDFADRAAFDAALANEIEQYEPALVVLAGYMRILSPEFVAQFAGKMLNIHPSLLPKYPGLHTHRKALENGDREHGTSVHFVTDELDGGPLILQAKVPVFSDDTEESLSERVKTHEHTIYPMVINWFLNGRLVMRDNEAWLDSVRIPPQGYAAE; from the coding sequence ATGAAAAACATCGTTGTGCTGATTTCAGGTCATGGAAGCAACTTGCAGGCGTTGATTGACGCCTGTAAGAACGGACGTCTCAAAGGAAAGATCGTCGCCGTATTCAGTAATAATGCGGAGGCCTACGGGCTGGAACGCGCGCAGAATGCGGATATTCCTACGTGCGTCCTGAACCCTGAAGATTTTGCCGATCGCGCCGCATTTGATGCCGCACTGGCAAATGAAATTGAGCAATATGAGCCGGCGCTGGTGGTTCTGGCAGGTTACATGCGGATTCTTAGCCCGGAATTTGTTGCCCAATTTGCCGGCAAAATGCTGAACATTCACCCTTCTCTGCTGCCCAAATATCCCGGCCTGCATACACACCGCAAGGCGCTGGAAAATGGCGATCGGGAACATGGGACTTCCGTGCATTTTGTCACGGATGAGCTGGATGGTGGCCCACTGATTCTGCAAGCGAAGGTGCCTGTATTTAGTGACGACACCGAAGAAAGCCTGAGCGAACGCGTGAAAACGCACGAGCACACGATTTATCCGATGGTCATTAACTGGTTCCTGAACGGCAGACTGGTGATGCGGGATAATGAAGCCTGGCTGGACAGCGTGCGTATTCCGCCACAGGGCTACGCTGCTGAGTAA
- a CDS encoding ABC transporter substrate-binding protein, protein MRTVLLLCLLFLSPFLQAKTVTDMLGRQVEIPDNPQRIILGESRMLYTLALLQPDNPAKHVVGWPGDMARYDAQSWSRYTEKFPQLNQIPQLGNGSLQAMNAEMLLPLKPDLVILPRLAKNAANEDLLQQTLTRAGIPFIYVDLRIDLLNNTLPSIRLLGEVLNQPQRAAAFSNFYQQHMDVVRQRIAQYHGKKPTVMLHLHLGRRDTCCTTAVGGSLGDLLTFAGGENIANGTINSVYGELSPERVLAANPDVYIATGMAGPEGKRFSSLMLGPLVNAAQAKESFDTLIRQEPILSHLQAVQTGRAWSMWHNFYLSPYHVVMVEMFAKALYPDRFADIDPQQTLQQLYQQFLPIEFSGIYWSQISHE, encoded by the coding sequence ATGCGTACTGTCTTACTACTCTGTCTGCTTTTCCTCAGCCCATTCCTACAAGCAAAAACGGTCACCGATATGTTGGGCCGACAGGTGGAAATACCAGACAATCCCCAACGCATCATTCTGGGTGAGAGCCGCATGCTATATACGCTGGCACTGCTTCAGCCTGATAACCCGGCAAAGCATGTTGTCGGCTGGCCGGGAGATATGGCGCGCTACGATGCGCAAAGCTGGTCACGCTATACCGAAAAATTCCCACAGCTTAACCAGATCCCACAGTTAGGTAACGGCAGCCTGCAAGCTATGAACGCGGAGATGCTGCTGCCGCTAAAACCCGATCTGGTCATTCTTCCCCGGTTGGCAAAAAACGCGGCCAATGAAGACCTGCTGCAACAAACGCTGACTCGTGCCGGGATCCCGTTTATTTACGTCGACCTGCGTATCGACCTGCTTAACAACACGTTACCCAGTATTCGCCTGCTCGGCGAGGTGCTGAATCAGCCCCAGCGCGCTGCCGCCTTCAGCAATTTCTATCAGCAGCATATGGACGTGGTTCGCCAGCGTATCGCGCAATACCACGGTAAAAAACCGACGGTCATGCTGCATTTGCATCTGGGTAGACGTGATACCTGCTGCACCACGGCGGTCGGCGGCAGCCTTGGCGACCTGCTGACTTTCGCTGGCGGCGAGAATATTGCCAACGGCACCATCAACAGCGTCTACGGGGAGTTGAGCCCAGAGCGCGTGCTGGCTGCCAATCCTGATGTCTACATCGCCACCGGCATGGCCGGGCCGGAAGGCAAACGTTTCTCCAGTCTGATGCTCGGACCGCTGGTGAACGCCGCGCAGGCGAAAGAGAGCTTCGACACGCTTATCCGTCAGGAACCTATTTTGTCTCACCTGCAAGCCGTACAAACAGGCCGGGCCTGGAGCATGTGGCACAACTTCTACCTCAGCCCGTACCACGTCGTGATGGTCGAAATGTTTGCCAAGGCGCTTTACCCGGATCGGTTTGCCGATATCGATCCGCAACAAACACTACAACAACTCTACCAGCAGTTTTTACCTATTGAATTTTCAGGGATTTATTGGAGTCAGATTTCGCATGAATAA
- a CDS encoding TonB-dependent siderophore receptor — protein MNKFAIRKTTFRHGWPLLALLPFSIQAAIVDGKEDTMVVSAKPGEQTGKETGYQPHKTVTGTRTESRLLDVPQAVNVVPTQVLDDRAVRNIDEALYNVSGITQSNTLGGTQDAIIKRGFGDNRDGSIFRDGVRSIQARNFTPSSERVEVLKGPASMLYGMGEPGGVINIISKKPELVQKTHIEGWGSSFKGGGGQLDVTGPLGTSGLAYRMVVDHDETDYWRNFGRNRQTTVAPSLMWYGEDTTVRVSYEHMEYLTPFDRGTLIDPKTGKPVNTPRDRRFDESYNATRGDQDSVTMQVDRNLNDRWKSSLTYSYNRNRYSDNQARATKYNANTGVLTRQPDATSYAHSQAQIVQLTLNGDVDWGRINHQLLFGFDYEADRTFRGDMIRGTAASGFNIYNPVYGQQPASTAVNAKDSDQRENIDSKALFMQDAIRLNDRWQLLGGLRYDTFDVMAGKGRPFITNTDSSYHRVVPRAGVIYSLTSYSSLYASYSGSFKPNSNIANNIGALPPEIGKSYEIGAKLDLPNRITGNVALFDIEKQNVMVKVDDNLYRTAGKVRSQGVELDLAGSLTDALSLIGSYAYTDARVTADPENTGKRMPNAARHTASLFLTQDFGNIGLAAGDDLRAGAGARYVSRRAGDAANTFYLDDYTVADAFIAYSLPLNGYKVKWQLNVKNLFDQTYYPSSGNNLRVAIGEPRQVVLRASVDF, from the coding sequence ATGAATAAGTTTGCTATAAGAAAGACCACGTTCCGCCACGGCTGGCCGCTGCTGGCGCTGTTGCCGTTTAGCATTCAGGCCGCCATTGTTGATGGCAAAGAAGACACCATGGTGGTGAGCGCAAAACCTGGCGAGCAGACGGGAAAAGAGACGGGTTATCAGCCGCATAAAACCGTGACCGGCACCCGAACCGAAAGCCGCCTGCTGGATGTGCCACAGGCCGTCAACGTCGTTCCGACTCAGGTACTTGACGATCGTGCGGTACGCAACATCGATGAAGCGCTGTATAACGTCAGCGGTATCACCCAGTCGAATACGCTGGGCGGCACACAGGATGCCATCATCAAACGCGGCTTCGGCGATAACCGCGACGGTTCGATTTTCCGCGACGGCGTACGCTCCATTCAGGCACGCAACTTTACGCCCAGCAGCGAGCGCGTCGAAGTGCTGAAAGGCCCGGCCTCCATGCTCTACGGCATGGGTGAACCCGGCGGCGTGATCAATATCATCAGCAAAAAGCCTGAACTGGTACAGAAAACGCACATTGAAGGCTGGGGAAGCAGCTTCAAGGGCGGCGGCGGCCAGTTGGATGTCACCGGTCCGTTAGGTACGTCTGGTCTGGCTTACCGTATGGTGGTCGATCACGATGAAACTGATTACTGGCGCAACTTCGGGCGTAACCGCCAGACGACGGTTGCGCCATCCCTCATGTGGTACGGCGAAGACACCACGGTACGTGTTTCCTACGAACATATGGAATACCTGACGCCTTTCGATCGCGGCACCCTTATCGATCCGAAGACAGGCAAGCCAGTTAATACACCGCGCGATCGCCGCTTTGATGAAAGCTACAATGCAACACGCGGCGATCAGGACAGCGTCACCATGCAGGTTGACCGCAATCTGAATGACCGCTGGAAAAGCAGCCTGACCTATTCGTATAACCGCAACCGCTACAGTGATAATCAGGCGCGTGCTACAAAATACAATGCCAATACGGGAGTCCTGACACGTCAGCCAGACGCTACAAGCTATGCGCATAGCCAGGCGCAAATTGTCCAGCTTACGCTGAATGGCGACGTTGACTGGGGTCGCATCAATCACCAGTTGCTGTTTGGGTTTGACTATGAAGCGGATAGAACATTCCGTGGCGATATGATCCGCGGTACAGCGGCTTCAGGATTCAACATCTATAACCCGGTGTACGGCCAGCAACCAGCCTCTACTGCCGTCAACGCGAAAGACAGTGACCAGCGCGAGAATATCGACAGCAAAGCTTTATTTATGCAGGACGCTATCCGTCTTAACGATCGCTGGCAGTTGCTGGGTGGTTTGCGTTATGACACGTTCGATGTGATGGCGGGTAAAGGACGCCCTTTCATCACCAATACAGACAGCTCATACCACCGCGTCGTACCGCGTGCAGGCGTCATTTACAGCCTGACATCGTATTCATCGCTCTATGCCAGCTACAGCGGTTCATTTAAGCCCAACAGCAATATTGCCAATAACATCGGCGCCCTTCCGCCCGAAATCGGCAAGTCTTACGAAATCGGCGCCAAACTGGATCTGCCCAACCGTATTACCGGTAACGTAGCTTTGTTCGATATTGAAAAACAAAACGTAATGGTCAAGGTTGATGACAATCTTTACCGTACAGCAGGGAAAGTGCGTTCGCAGGGCGTTGAACTGGATCTGGCAGGTAGCCTCACCGATGCCTTAAGCTTGATCGGTTCTTATGCCTATACCGATGCTCGCGTCACCGCAGACCCGGAAAACACAGGTAAACGTATGCCGAATGCCGCACGTCATACAGCCTCGCTGTTCCTGACGCAGGACTTCGGCAATATTGGCCTGGCCGCTGGTGACGATCTGCGCGCGGGTGCGGGCGCGCGCTACGTCAGCCGCCGCGCGGGCGATGCAGCAAACACCTTCTATCTGGATGATTACACTGTCGCCGATGCGTTTATTGCCTATAGCCTGCCGCTCAACGGTTACAAGGTGAAATGGCAGTTGAACGTGAAGAATCTGTTCGACCAGACCTATTACCCCTCCAGCGGTAACAACCTGCGTGTCGCCATCGGCGAGCCGCGTCAGGTGGTGCTGCGCGCCAGCGTCGATTTCTAA